The Deferrivibrio essentukiensis genome has a segment encoding these proteins:
- a CDS encoding HDOD domain-containing protein translates to MNDQLQKMILSKVKNLPPIPQIASKIIQICEKPDYNVSEIIMLVSKDISLTSAILKFANSAAFSPASEITDLRQATTYIGINNLRNLVISLSLKSVYSKNLDFISQKIWEHSIAVSILARLVSLVKKPDIASEMFTLGMMHDIGQVIFKISIPEYEEFVETAFNNNIPLEEVERNFIGFDHAELGGYTMKAWKMPMLFVDTVYFHHQYQQSQYKNHSLILAYSNNLAKLYADSISKTVNEEEINFCEELLKISQSEKDELINNFKEIYEHEKEMFQLS, encoded by the coding sequence ATGAATGACCAGTTGCAAAAAATGATTCTATCAAAAGTAAAAAACCTTCCTCCCATACCTCAAATAGCTTCTAAAATTATACAAATTTGTGAAAAACCTGATTATAACGTTTCAGAAATAATAATGCTTGTATCAAAAGATATAAGTCTTACAAGTGCTATATTAAAATTTGCAAACTCGGCAGCATTTTCACCGGCTTCTGAAATAACAGACTTGAGGCAGGCAACAACATATATCGGGATAAACAATCTGAGAAACTTAGTTATATCCCTTTCATTAAAATCGGTTTACAGTAAAAATCTTGACTTTATTTCTCAAAAGATATGGGAGCATTCTATAGCTGTGTCAATATTAGCAAGGCTTGTATCGTTAGTTAAAAAACCTGATATAGCTTCTGAAATGTTTACACTTGGTATGATGCACGATATAGGTCAAGTTATTTTCAAAATTTCTATCCCTGAGTATGAAGAATTTGTAGAAACAGCATTTAATAATAATATTCCACTTGAAGAAGTAGAGAGAAACTTTATCGGCTTTGACCATGCGGAGCTTGGGGGGTATACAATGAAAGCATGGAAAATGCCTATGCTGTTTGTTGACACCGTTTATTTTCATCATCAATATCAACAATCTCAGTATAAAAATCACAGCTTAATACTCGCTTATTCAAATAATCTGGCTAAACTTTATGCTGACTCTATCAGCAAAACAGTTAATGAGGAAGAAATCAATTTTTGTGAAGAGTTACTTAAAATATCTCAATCAGAAAAGGATGAATTAATTAATAATTTTAAAGAGATTTACGAACACGAAAAAGAGATGTTTCAACTTAGCTGA
- a CDS encoding bacteriohemerythrin, translated as MKLIWSDDLRVGFKAIDNQHKTLINIINKFQNALLSGEGVESIQSVVNFLELYTKVHFSTEEKYMEQFQYPNTDTHKQEHKKLIEYLADLKNKIKENPNNHNLALDLNNKLKIWYAEHINKIDKHLGAFLKMKKEERNLRIEENIKKAP; from the coding sequence ATGAAACTTATTTGGAGCGATGATTTAAGGGTAGGCTTTAAAGCCATCGATAATCAACACAAGACATTAATCAATATAATAAACAAATTCCAAAATGCACTCTTAAGTGGAGAAGGGGTCGAATCGATTCAGAGTGTGGTTAATTTTCTTGAACTTTACACAAAAGTTCATTTCTCCACGGAAGAAAAATACATGGAGCAGTTTCAATACCCAAATACCGACACACATAAGCAAGAGCATAAAAAATTAATAGAATATTTAGCTGATTTGAAAAATAAGATTAAGGAAAATCCTAATAACCATAACCTTGCACTTGACCTTAATAACAAATTGAAAATTTGGTACGCTGAGCATATCAATAAAATTGATAAGCATCTTGGGGCCTTCTTAAAAATGAAAAAAGAAGAGAGAAACCTGCGTATTGAGGAAAATATAAAAAAGGCCCCATAA
- a CDS encoding DegQ family serine endoprotease, with amino-acid sequence MKKLLTIFTMLFLVAVQSYAFTPDSFSDVVKKTKNSVVNISTTKIIKRKPIPDFFNDDLFKRFFGDQFDNFHNNAPQEYKSKSLGSGFVIDAKEGYIVTNNHVIEGADEILIKFTDNNEIPAQVVGRDPLTDLALLKIDPTKEELHEIELGDSDKIEVGDWVVAIGNPFGLSWTVTAGIISAKGRELGEGPYDNFMQTDASINPGNSGGPLVNLDGEVIGINTAIIPSGQGLGFAIPVNMLKDLLPKLKKGEVKRGWLGVVLQEMDEKLAKTFGLDKPEGALVSDVIKGDPADKAGLRAGDIILEINGNKLENQKELINIIGSKSPGETVVLKVLRDGKKIDIKVKLGERKGSVKVGESKIREDLPVSVEDLTENEMKQLNINFGVKVIDVDTTSNAYEAGLRKGDIIVWINRKEVKSSEDFYKIYDSIKKDDVVGLKVISRNGSRFLAFNKDK; translated from the coding sequence ATGAAGAAGTTACTGACTATTTTTACAATGTTATTTCTGGTGGCTGTACAAAGTTATGCATTTACCCCCGACTCATTTTCGGATGTGGTAAAAAAGACAAAAAACAGTGTGGTTAATATCAGCACTACCAAGATAATTAAAAGGAAACCTATCCCTGATTTTTTCAATGACGACCTTTTTAAAAGATTTTTTGGTGATCAGTTTGATAATTTTCACAATAACGCCCCGCAAGAATACAAATCAAAATCTCTTGGATCAGGTTTTGTGATTGATGCCAAAGAAGGATATATTGTTACTAATAACCATGTTATCGAAGGGGCAGATGAAATCCTCATCAAATTTACCGATAATAATGAAATACCCGCACAGGTGGTAGGGCGCGACCCACTTACAGACCTTGCTTTGCTGAAAATTGACCCTACGAAAGAAGAATTACACGAAATAGAGCTGGGTGATTCTGATAAGATAGAAGTAGGAGATTGGGTAGTTGCTATTGGTAACCCTTTTGGACTTTCCTGGACTGTAACCGCAGGTATTATTAGTGCCAAAGGGAGAGAATTGGGTGAAGGACCGTATGATAATTTTATGCAGACAGATGCATCCATCAATCCGGGGAATAGTGGCGGTCCTTTGGTAAACTTGGACGGAGAAGTTATCGGTATAAACACAGCAATAATTCCTTCAGGGCAGGGACTTGGGTTTGCAATTCCAGTTAATATGTTAAAAGACCTTCTTCCAAAGCTTAAGAAAGGTGAGGTTAAGAGAGGTTGGCTTGGTGTTGTATTGCAGGAAATGGATGAAAAATTAGCAAAAACTTTTGGACTTGACAAGCCTGAAGGGGCACTGGTATCCGATGTGATAAAAGGTGACCCGGCTGATAAAGCAGGACTTAGAGCTGGTGATATAATTCTTGAAATTAACGGTAACAAGCTTGAAAATCAAAAAGAGCTTATAAATATTATAGGGTCAAAATCCCCAGGTGAAACAGTTGTATTAAAAGTTTTAAGAGATGGTAAAAAGATAGATATCAAAGTCAAACTAGGAGAAAGGAAAGGTAGTGTAAAAGTGGGCGAGTCAAAAATCAGGGAGGATTTGCCTGTTTCTGTAGAAGATTTGACTGAGAATGAGATGAAACAGCTTAATATCAATTTTGGTGTAAAAGTAATAGATGTAGATACTACCTCAAATGCCTATGAAGCAGGTCTAAGAAAAGGTGATATAATTGTATGGATTAATAGAAAAGAGGTAAAGAGCAGTGAAGATTTTTATAAGATTTACGATTCCATTAAGAAAGATGATGTTGTAGGCCTTAAAGTAATTTCCAGAAACGGCAGCAGGTTTTTGGCTTTTAATAAGGATAAATAA
- a CDS encoding zf-HC2 domain-containing protein: protein MKCQKYHKLISDYADNCLDSSYVDEVLEHIAECGDCKRFYLNELKLKEYIKSSFPASNVRVDVTASVMSKIGVKKVQKKSRFMYYVAGFALFAFLGGMAAFFQGTYSTNTFANNDKAVINSGAEEKLQEFVFEHLDRTNINNFSTMAVSSVVYEK from the coding sequence ATGAAATGTCAAAAGTATCATAAACTTATTTCTGATTATGCAGATAACTGTTTGGATTCTTCTTATGTGGATGAAGTGCTTGAGCATATTGCTGAGTGTGGCGACTGCAAAAGGTTTTATCTTAATGAACTAAAATTAAAAGAATATATAAAATCATCATTTCCTGCTTCTAATGTCAGGGTTGATGTTACTGCATCTGTGATGTCTAAAATAGGTGTCAAAAAGGTTCAAAAAAAGAGCAGATTTATGTATTATGTGGCCGGTTTTGCTTTGTTTGCATTTTTAGGTGGTATGGCTGCTTTTTTTCAAGGAACTTATTCAACCAATACTTTTGCTAATAATGATAAAGCTGTTATTAATAGTGGTGCTGAGGAAAAATTACAAGAATTTGTGTTTGAGCATCTTGATAGGACGAATATAAATAACTTTTCAACTATGGCAGTGTCAAGCGTAGTCTATGAAAAATGA
- a CDS encoding sigma-70 family RNA polymerase sigma factor — translation MTDAQIIEKILAGKSELFELLVIKYQQQLFSTLINITKDYNMAEEFVQDAFVKAFEKLEMLKNRDQFYAWIKRIAINNAFMHFEKNRRMVDVDRDIDENNESFFDRVSDYSNPEEELLTDEMRKYVRKFVDALPDKLRAVIILREVEDFSYEEIAEMLNIPIGTVRSRLFNARQFIKQRLIRQGLADEMSKVS, via the coding sequence TTGACCGACGCACAGATAATTGAGAAAATACTTGCTGGAAAGTCAGAGCTTTTTGAGTTGTTGGTTATAAAATATCAGCAGCAGCTTTTTTCAACACTTATCAATATAACTAAAGATTATAATATGGCTGAGGAATTTGTTCAGGATGCCTTTGTAAAGGCTTTTGAAAAACTTGAAATGTTGAAAAATAGAGACCAGTTTTATGCATGGATAAAGAGAATTGCCATAAATAATGCTTTTATGCACTTTGAAAAGAATCGAAGGATGGTTGATGTTGACCGAGATATAGATGAAAATAACGAATCTTTTTTTGACAGAGTATCTGACTACTCAAATCCTGAAGAGGAGCTTCTCACTGATGAGATGCGCAAATATGTAAGAAAATTTGTAGATGCCCTCCCTGATAAATTAAGGGCAGTTATTATATTAAGGGAAGTTGAAGATTTTAGCTATGAAGAGATAGCTGAAATGTTAAATATTCCTATCGGGACAGTAAGGTCAAGACTATTTAATGCCAGACAGTTTATAAAACAAAGATTAATTAGACAGGGGTTGGCTGATGAAATGTCAAAAGTATCATAA
- a CDS encoding AMP-dependent synthetase/ligase, which translates to MGYTNIFQGFLDTCEKNKGKIAFLYRFGKSKLEVTYQKLFEDVLILSKAFKSKGIVKGSKVLLLSDNRYEWIVSDFALISLGAISVPRGSDTPTKELKFIIEHSEADFAILENEKLYKEHEEIFKEIKLKNIFVIEGENLHKFLNNIYSYNEILKDREYTSDDLNDFLSRRDITGLEDPFTLIYTSGTTGVPKGVVLTNKNFLANLNVIPDLVGLREDDSFVSILPSWHIFERVVEHVAVAKGCATLYSSVKNFATDLEEFKPTVVATVPRVWESLYAKINTALAKQSASKHKIFNLLVKIAAKYNRNMRVLTNKLPRFKKDFFIVSFFKKFIAFVKLVFLYLPNKLARKKFRAVQEKFGGRLRLAVSGGGSLPAYLDEWIDALGIRIVNAYGMTECAPGIAGRGLDCDIFGTLGKPLKNTQVKIVDDEGNELPPGVQGEILIKGPQVMPGYYKNEEENKKCFTEDGFFKTGDLGMLTITGELVITGRSKEIIVLSSGENIDPSRIESEISQLPFVKDAVLVGQDKKGLAALVVPDFDALKEYMEKKYNKISDTFKNLNDRELVDKIKQEFNKLLHAKKGFKPYEKIHNIFFLDKEFTLGEELTNTLKKKRHYIEKKYREIIDKLFH; encoded by the coding sequence ATGGGGTATACAAATATTTTTCAGGGGTTTCTTGACACTTGTGAGAAAAATAAAGGTAAGATTGCATTTTTATATAGATTTGGAAAAAGTAAACTTGAGGTAACATACCAAAAACTCTTTGAAGATGTTTTAATACTGTCTAAAGCCTTTAAGAGCAAAGGGATAGTTAAAGGTTCTAAGGTTTTGCTCCTTTCTGATAACCGTTATGAATGGATAGTGAGTGATTTTGCACTAATTAGTTTAGGTGCCATAAGTGTCCCTCGAGGCAGTGATACTCCTACAAAAGAGCTTAAGTTTATCATAGAGCACTCTGAGGCAGATTTTGCTATTTTGGAAAATGAAAAGTTATATAAAGAGCATGAGGAAATTTTTAAAGAGATAAAACTTAAAAATATTTTTGTTATTGAGGGGGAAAATCTTCATAAGTTTTTGAATAATATTTATTCTTATAATGAGATTTTAAAGGATAGAGAATACACATCTGACGACTTGAACGATTTTTTATCAAGAAGAGATATAACCGGCTTAGAAGATCCATTTACACTTATATATACTTCAGGTACTACAGGTGTGCCTAAAGGGGTTGTCCTTACAAATAAAAATTTCTTGGCAAACTTAAATGTTATCCCCGACCTTGTAGGTCTAAGGGAGGATGACAGCTTTGTTTCAATTTTGCCTTCATGGCATATATTTGAAAGGGTTGTTGAACATGTGGCAGTAGCAAAAGGGTGTGCTACACTTTATAGCTCAGTGAAAAATTTTGCTACAGATTTGGAGGAGTTTAAACCGACAGTTGTCGCTACTGTGCCAAGGGTATGGGAATCTTTGTATGCCAAAATAAATACTGCTTTGGCAAAGCAGTCAGCTTCAAAACACAAGATTTTTAATTTACTTGTAAAAATAGCTGCAAAATATAATAGAAATATGAGAGTACTAACAAATAAGCTTCCAAGATTTAAAAAAGATTTTTTTATTGTCAGCTTTTTTAAAAAATTCATAGCCTTTGTTAAACTCGTTTTTCTTTATTTGCCAAATAAACTTGCGAGAAAGAAGTTTAGGGCGGTTCAAGAAAAATTTGGCGGAAGATTGAGACTTGCAGTAAGTGGCGGGGGAAGTTTACCCGCTTATTTGGATGAATGGATTGATGCTTTGGGGATTAGAATTGTAAATGCTTATGGTATGACAGAATGTGCTCCGGGGATTGCAGGAAGAGGGTTAGATTGTGATATATTTGGAACGCTTGGTAAGCCTCTAAAAAATACGCAAGTAAAAATTGTTGATGATGAAGGGAATGAATTACCGCCGGGTGTCCAAGGTGAGATTCTTATTAAAGGACCGCAGGTAATGCCCGGTTACTATAAAAATGAAGAAGAAAATAAAAAATGTTTTACTGAAGATGGTTTTTTTAAGACAGGTGATTTGGGTATGCTTACAATTACTGGTGAGCTTGTTATTACAGGGCGCTCAAAAGAGATAATTGTTTTATCAAGTGGTGAGAATATTGACCCATCAAGAATTGAATCTGAAATCTCTCAGCTACCTTTTGTAAAAGATGCTGTATTAGTTGGGCAGGATAAAAAAGGTTTGGCAGCTTTGGTAGTCCCTGATTTTGACGCTCTTAAAGAGTATATGGAAAAAAAATATAACAAGATAAGTGATACTTTCAAAAATTTAAATGATAGAGAATTGGTAGATAAGATTAAGCAGGAGTTTAACAAGCTTCTTCATGCAAAAAAAGGGTTTAAGCCTTATGAAAAAATACATAATATTTTCTTTTTAGACAAAGAATTTACTCTTGGCGAGGAGCTGACAAATACTTTGAAGAAAAAGAGACATTATATTGAAAAGAAATATAGAGAAATTATAGACAAACTTTTCCATTAA
- the purF gene encoding amidophosphoribosyltransferase codes for MIFDKFREECGVAGVYGDEEAANLVYLCLYALQHRGQEGAGIAALDGNQIHAEKGLGLVSDIFTQERLSRLNGSVAIGHNRYSTSGANLLKNTQPIVAEINKGQVALAHNGNIVNAHKIRERLVQKGAIFTSTSDSEIIIHLIAKSEKDNLEEAIIDSLSELKGAYSIIFMTENHMIGIRDPLGIRPLILGKKRTGYVLVSETCALDLIEAEFIREIEPGEMIIIGEEGIKSVKPFDKAVPKPCIFEFIYFARPDSLIFNNYVYDIRKKMGAKLAEENPVDADLVIPVPDSGIVATLGYSEKSGIPFELGLIRNHYVGRTFIEPSQSIRHFGVKIKLNPVKSVINGKRIVVVDDSIVRGTTSRKIVKMLREAGAKEVHFRVSSPPTMFPCFYGIDTPTRKELIASTHDLEEIRKYITADSLGYLSLQGMCQCVGEMNYCDACFSGDYPTMYIDEDEFNPKVN; via the coding sequence ATGATTTTTGATAAATTTAGAGAGGAGTGCGGTGTCGCCGGTGTTTACGGTGATGAAGAGGCTGCAAATTTAGTATATTTGTGCCTTTATGCATTACAGCACAGAGGGCAGGAAGGAGCAGGCATTGCTGCTCTTGATGGCAATCAAATACATGCCGAAAAAGGGCTTGGACTTGTAAGCGATATATTTACACAAGAACGACTTAGCCGTCTTAATGGTAGCGTTGCCATCGGTCACAACAGATATTCGACTTCCGGTGCAAATCTCTTGAAAAATACTCAACCGATAGTTGCTGAAATAAACAAAGGGCAGGTTGCCCTTGCACATAACGGCAATATTGTAAATGCACATAAAATAAGGGAGAGGCTTGTTCAAAAAGGTGCTATTTTTACTTCTACTTCAGATAGTGAGATTATAATCCATCTTATTGCAAAAAGTGAAAAAGATAATCTTGAAGAAGCGATTATTGATTCTTTGTCGGAGCTAAAAGGGGCATATTCCATAATTTTTATGACTGAAAATCATATGATTGGGATTAGAGATCCCCTTGGAATAAGACCTCTTATTTTGGGCAAAAAAAGGACAGGTTATGTTTTAGTCAGTGAAACGTGTGCACTTGATTTGATTGAAGCAGAGTTTATAAGGGAAATTGAGCCCGGGGAAATGATAATTATTGGTGAAGAAGGGATAAAGAGTGTGAAACCGTTTGATAAGGCGGTACCAAAGCCGTGCATATTTGAGTTTATATATTTTGCAAGACCTGATTCACTCATTTTCAATAACTATGTTTACGATATAAGAAAAAAGATGGGTGCAAAGCTTGCTGAGGAAAATCCCGTTGATGCTGATTTAGTTATCCCTGTACCAGATTCGGGGATTGTTGCTACCCTTGGGTACTCTGAAAAAAGCGGAATCCCTTTTGAACTCGGATTAATAAGGAATCACTATGTTGGCAGGACATTTATTGAACCATCACAGTCTATTAGACATTTTGGCGTGAAGATTAAACTTAATCCGGTAAAATCGGTTATTAATGGTAAACGTATAGTAGTTGTGGATGATTCAATTGTAAGGGGGACAACAAGTAGGAAAATAGTAAAAATGCTAAGGGAAGCAGGTGCAAAAGAGGTGCATTTCAGAGTTTCTTCGCCGCCTACAATGTTTCCTTGCTTTTATGGTATTGATACCCCTACGAGAAAAGAGCTTATTGCTTCTACGCATGATTTGGAAGAGATAAGAAAATATATTACTGCTGATAGTCTTGGATATTTGAGCCTACAGGGGATGTGCCAATGTGTAGGTGAGATGAACTATTGTGATGCATGCTTTAGTGGTGACTATCCAACCATGTATATTGATGAAGATGAGTTTAATCCTAAGGTAAATTAA
- the purL gene encoding phosphoribosylformylglycinamidine synthase subunit PurL codes for MSVYESFKYPEVDVNVAKGMGLKPEEYELAKKIIGRNPNYIEIGIISSMWSEHCSYKSSRLHLKKLPTEADWVVQGPGENAGVIEIDGDICACFKVESHNHPSYIEPYQGAATGVGGILRDVFTMGARPVAAMNSLRFGTLDNDETIKIMDGVVSGIAGYGNCFGVPTVGGEVFFDECYQKNPLVNAFALGIVKKDKIFLAKAEGVGNPIIYVGAKTGRDGIHGATMASEEFSADSESKRPNVQIGDPFKEKLLLEACLELMKNEYLIGIQDMGAAGLTSSSFEMASKSGAGVKLYLDKVPVREKNMTPYEIMLSESQERMLLVAKKGYEDKVIEIFKKWDLDVATIGEVTNDGFVRLYWNGEEVAVLPADPLSNNAPVYDRPYKKPGYIDKLRDFSVENLKEPADLNTCLFNLLNSPNVASKRWVYEQYDYMVRTNTVVNPGSDSAVLRIKESDKGIALSSDCNPRYCYVNPKKGGSLAVAEAARNVAMSGAKPLAITNCLNFGNPEKPEIMWQFVEALEGMKEACLVLSTPVVSGNVSFYNETEGKGVYPTPTIVMVGAIDDVTKAIKSSFKSFGSYIIIIGKDKYEIGASEYLKVCHSTVAGDAPEADLDAEKKLIDFMVKAVDERLINSAHDISEGGLAVALAEMTLENEIGCEVAFNENIRSDLLLFSETQARAIVEVNSINLEKVEDLLNKFGLYYTIAGKTLGNSIIVKNNGEKLIDINVLAAKYIYENAIKGKMQ; via the coding sequence ATGAGTGTTTATGAATCGTTTAAATATCCTGAAGTAGATGTTAATGTTGCAAAGGGGATGGGCTTAAAGCCTGAAGAGTATGAGCTTGCTAAAAAAATTATAGGTAGAAATCCAAACTATATAGAGATAGGTATAATTTCTTCTATGTGGAGTGAGCACTGCAGTTATAAAAGCAGTAGGCTTCATTTAAAAAAGCTTCCCACAGAAGCCGATTGGGTGGTGCAAGGTCCGGGAGAGAATGCAGGTGTAATTGAAATTGACGGTGATATCTGTGCATGCTTTAAAGTAGAAAGTCATAATCACCCGTCATATATAGAGCCTTATCAAGGGGCTGCTACAGGTGTTGGCGGGATTTTAAGAGATGTTTTTACCATGGGAGCAAGGCCTGTTGCAGCAATGAATTCTCTTCGCTTTGGGACTCTTGATAATGATGAAACAATTAAAATTATGGATGGAGTTGTATCGGGAATTGCAGGATATGGTAACTGTTTTGGTGTGCCAACTGTTGGAGGGGAAGTTTTCTTTGATGAATGCTATCAAAAAAATCCTCTTGTAAATGCGTTTGCTCTTGGAATTGTCAAAAAGGATAAGATTTTTTTGGCAAAGGCTGAAGGTGTTGGTAATCCAATTATTTATGTTGGTGCCAAAACAGGAAGGGATGGCATCCATGGTGCTACGATGGCAAGTGAAGAATTTTCAGCCGATTCTGAAAGTAAAAGACCAAATGTTCAAATTGGCGACCCTTTTAAAGAAAAACTCTTGCTTGAAGCCTGCTTGGAGCTTATGAAAAATGAATATCTTATAGGTATCCAAGATATGGGAGCAGCGGGATTGACAAGTTCCTCTTTTGAAATGGCATCAAAATCCGGTGCTGGTGTAAAACTTTATCTTGATAAAGTCCCGGTCAGAGAAAAAAATATGACCCCTTATGAGATTATGCTCTCTGAGTCACAGGAAAGAATGCTTTTGGTTGCTAAAAAAGGGTATGAAGACAAAGTAATAGAAATTTTTAAAAAGTGGGATTTGGATGTTGCCACAATTGGTGAAGTGACTAATGATGGCTTTGTAAGATTGTATTGGAATGGTGAAGAGGTTGCTGTTTTGCCAGCTGACCCATTGTCAAATAATGCACCGGTTTACGATAGACCTTATAAAAAACCTGGTTATATTGATAAATTGAGAGATTTTAGTGTTGAGAATTTAAAAGAGCCTGCTGATTTAAATACTTGTCTTTTTAATCTTTTAAATAGCCCCAATGTCGCTTCAAAAAGATGGGTATATGAGCAATATGATTATATGGTTAGGACAAATACCGTGGTAAATCCCGGCTCAGATTCTGCTGTCCTTAGAATTAAAGAGTCTGATAAAGGTATAGCGTTGTCAAGTGATTGTAACCCGAGATATTGTTATGTTAATCCGAAAAAAGGTGGTAGTCTTGCTGTCGCGGAGGCTGCAAGAAATGTAGCAATGAGTGGAGCTAAACCACTTGCCATTACTAATTGTTTGAATTTTGGCAATCCCGAAAAACCCGAAATTATGTGGCAATTTGTTGAAGCCCTTGAAGGGATGAAAGAAGCATGTCTTGTTCTGTCTACACCTGTTGTGAGCGGAAATGTCAGTTTCTATAATGAAACGGAAGGGAAGGGGGTATACCCCACACCTACAATAGTAATGGTTGGAGCAATTGATGATGTGACTAAGGCAATCAAGTCTTCATTTAAAAGCTTTGGAAGTTACATTATTATAATTGGAAAAGATAAATATGAGATAGGTGCAAGCGAATATTTAAAAGTTTGCCACTCTACTGTTGCAGGGGATGCACCTGAAGCAGATTTGGATGCGGAAAAAAAGCTCATTGACTTTATGGTAAAAGCAGTTGATGAAAGACTTATTAATTCTGCTCATGATATTTCAGAAGGTGGACTTGCCGTTGCACTTGCTGAAATGACACTTGAGAATGAGATTGGTTGTGAAGTTGCTTTTAATGAAAATATTCGAAGTGATCTCTTGCTCTTTTCAGAAACTCAAGCAAGGGCTATAGTAGAAGTGAATTCTATTAATCTTGAAAAGGTAGAAGATTTATTAAATAAGTTTGGCCTGTATTACACTATTGCAGGGAAGACTTTAGGGAACTCTATTATTGTTAAGAATAATGGTGAAAAGCTAATAGATATTAATGTGTTGGCTGCAAAATATATTTATGAAAATGCAATTAAAGGTAAGATGCAATGA
- the purQ gene encoding phosphoribosylformylglycinamidine synthase subunit PurQ, with product MKAGVVVFPGSNCDHDCYHVLKHVLEIDTVFLWHKDKELKDVDFIVLPGGFSYGDYLRCGAIASQSEIIESVIDFAEKGGLVLGICNGFQILTETGLLPGALLRNRDLKFICKDVNLVVSNVNTPFTKFYSSGEVIKIPIAHMDGNYFIDEPGLADLIENEQIVFRYCNDTGETLDDANPNGSIDNIAGIINKKGNVLGMMPHPERCAEEILGNTDGIHIFNSVKKFLKGGI from the coding sequence ATGAAAGCAGGAGTTGTAGTATTCCCTGGTTCAAACTGTGACCATGACTGTTATCATGTTTTAAAGCATGTTTTGGAAATAGATACGGTTTTTCTATGGCATAAAGATAAAGAGTTGAAAGATGTTGATTTCATTGTTTTGCCGGGTGGTTTTTCTTATGGGGATTACCTCAGATGTGGAGCTATTGCAAGTCAGTCTGAAATTATTGAGTCTGTGATTGATTTTGCAGAAAAAGGTGGACTTGTGCTCGGTATTTGTAACGGTTTTCAAATTTTGACGGAAACAGGACTTTTACCGGGAGCACTCTTAAGAAATAGAGATTTGAAGTTTATTTGTAAAGATGTGAATCTTGTTGTAAGCAATGTAAACACCCCTTTTACAAAATTTTACAGTTCAGGTGAAGTTATTAAAATCCCTATTGCACATATGGATGGCAACTATTTTATAGACGAGCCAGGGCTTGCAGACTTGATTGAAAATGAGCAAATAGTCTTCAGATATTGCAATGATACAGGTGAAACTCTTGATGATGCTAATCCTAATGGTTCAATTGACAATATCGCAGGAATTATAAACAAAAAGGGTAATGTCCTTGGTATGATGCCTCACCCTGAAAGATGTGCGGAGGAAATTCTTGGCAATACTGATGGCATCCATATATTTAATTCCGTTAAGAAGTTTTTGAAAGGTGGAATATGA
- the purS gene encoding phosphoribosylformylglycinamidine synthase subunit PurS: MKVKVYVKLKDTVLDPQGEAILQSAKRNGYDFIEDVRVGKVFELEVSDTDNLEGKVKQLCDKLLANPIIEEYSIKMGE, from the coding sequence ATGAAAGTTAAAGTTTATGTCAAACTAAAAGATACTGTTTTAGACCCACAGGGTGAAGCTATTTTGCAATCAGCTAAGAGGAATGGCTACGATTTTATCGAAGATGTAAGAGTTGGCAAGGTATTTGAGCTTGAAGTTTCAGATACGGACAATCTTGAGGGGAAAGTAAAGCAGCTTTGTGACAAGCTGTTAGCAAATCCTATTATCGAAGAATATTCAATTAAAATGGGTGAATAG